The following DNA comes from cyanobiont of Ornithocercus magnificus.
TCTCAACCTTTTAGGGAAAAGGGAGCCAATCTTCTACGGCAGTGCTAAACTAGAAGCAATTGAAGCTGATCTTCGACGTGAAGCAAGGCAGCGTGGAGCCCGGTTAGACTGTTTTCAGAGCAACAGTGAGGGTGCTCTTGTAGATAGGATTCAAGCTGCGCTTGAGGAACAATGTGATGGTGTTCTAATCAACGCCGGTGCTTACACACACACCTCAATTGCCATCCGTGATGCACTGCTTG
Coding sequences within:
- a CDS encoding type II 3-dehydroquinate dehydratase — protein: MNLLLINGPNLNLLGKREPIFYGSAKLEAIEADLRREARQRGARLDCFQSNSEGALVDRIQAALEEQCDGVLINAGAYTHTSIAIRDALLAIALPFVELHMSNVYSREPFRQRSLLVDCAVGVVSGFGALSYSLALEGLLQYLRTSDAKIKSGYGLGS